The Microaerobacter geothermalis genome has a window encoding:
- a CDS encoding Uma2 family endonuclease, with product MEIKQSEAEFERWERIDGVVYDMTPPPSSDHQKVVSRLQGEFYAYLKGKTCQSFVAPFAVYLDETENGNYVEPDITIICDPSKIHKKGCIGVPDMVVEVLSPSTAAKDKRTKLKRYRLSGVKEYWIIDPVNQYLEVYKLSENVFTEPQVYANDETVKVGIFEDFKINLHDIFG from the coding sequence GTGGAAATCAAACAATCGGAAGCGGAATTTGAACGATGGGAACGAATTGACGGTGTGGTTTATGACATGACACCTCCGCCATCCTCAGATCATCAAAAAGTGGTTAGCAGACTGCAAGGCGAGTTCTATGCTTATCTTAAAGGAAAGACCTGTCAATCATTTGTAGCACCGTTTGCCGTTTACCTGGATGAAACTGAGAACGGCAATTATGTTGAACCGGACATCACCATCATCTGTGACCCATCCAAGATACACAAAAAGGGATGTATCGGTGTTCCTGACATGGTTGTAGAGGTTCTATCACCTTCTACGGCGGCTAAAGACAAACGCACAAAATTAAAACGATATAGGCTTTCGGGAGTCAAAGAATACTGGATCATTGACCCGGTTAACCAATATCTGGAGGTTTATAAACTGTCCGAGAACGTATTCACTGAACCGCAAGTATACGCCAATGACGAAACCGTAAAGGTTGGCATATTTGAAGATTTCAAGATTAACTTACATGACATATTCGGCTAA